In one Gemmatimonadetes bacterium SCN 70-22 genomic region, the following are encoded:
- a CDS encoding pilus assembly protein PilC, producing MPAFTYTARAANGELKTATIEAPSREDVVAQLRRQRLSVVKVDEDAKPKKARGSIKMRDIVIFTRQFSTMINAGLPLVQALDILARQTENKVLADVTRAVVFDVESGHTVADALAKHPNAFSELYVNMVAAGEAGGILDTILMRLATFMEKNDALIRKVKGAMIYPGVIMSVAAIAITVLLIFVIPVFESMFASVGLPLPLPTRVVIGMSQFLKGYWWAIIMAIGGIAFLGKRYYATSSGKLTIDRAMLRFPVLGDVLRKSAVSRFTRTLGTLISSGVSILDGLEITAKTAGNRVIQDAIMQSRASIAGGDTIAAPLQKSAVFPPMVISMIAVGEQTGGLDEMLSKIADFYDEEVDAAVSGLLALLEPVMIVFLGVVVGGMVVAMYLPIFDMINAVQ from the coding sequence CCATCGAGGCGCCGTCGCGCGAGGACGTCGTCGCGCAACTCCGCCGGCAGCGCCTGTCGGTCGTCAAGGTCGACGAGGATGCGAAGCCCAAGAAGGCGAGGGGCTCCATCAAGATGCGTGACATCGTCATCTTCACGCGGCAGTTCTCGACGATGATCAACGCCGGCCTGCCGCTGGTGCAGGCACTGGACATCCTGGCGCGGCAGACCGAGAACAAGGTGCTGGCCGACGTCACGCGCGCCGTGGTCTTCGACGTCGAGTCGGGGCACACGGTGGCCGACGCGCTGGCCAAGCACCCGAATGCGTTCAGCGAACTCTACGTGAACATGGTCGCCGCCGGCGAGGCGGGTGGTATCCTCGATACCATCCTGATGCGCCTGGCGACGTTCATGGAGAAGAACGACGCCCTGATCCGCAAGGTGAAGGGGGCGATGATCTACCCCGGCGTCATCATGAGCGTGGCCGCCATCGCCATCACCGTCCTCCTCATCTTCGTCATCCCCGTCTTCGAGTCGATGTTCGCCTCGGTGGGGCTCCCGCTCCCGCTCCCCACGCGGGTCGTGATCGGGATGTCGCAGTTCCTCAAGGGGTATTGGTGGGCCATCATCATGGCCATCGGCGGCATCGCCTTCCTCGGCAAGCGCTATTACGCCACCTCGAGCGGCAAGCTGACCATCGACCGGGCGATGCTGCGCTTCCCCGTGCTCGGCGACGTGCTGCGCAAATCGGCCGTGTCGCGCTTCACCCGGACGTTGGGGACGCTGATCTCGTCGGGCGTCAGCATTCTCGACGGTCTGGAGATCACCGCCAAGACGGCGGGGAACCGGGTGATCCAGGACGCCATCATGCAGTCGCGCGCCTCGATCGCCGGCGGCGACACCATCGCCGCCCCGCTGCAGAAGTCGGCCGTCTTCCCGCCGATGGTGATCTCGATGATCGCGGTCGGCGAGCAGACGGGCGGTCTGGACGAGATGCTGAGCAAGATCGCGGACTTCTATGACGAGGAAGTGGACGCGGCGGTGAGCGGGTTGTTGGCGCTCCTGGAGCCGGTGATGATCGTGTTCCTGGGGGTGGTGGTCGGCGGGATGGTGGTGGCGATGTACCTGCCGATCTTCGACATGATCAACGCGGTGCAGTAG